The segment tattaaaaaacaattattaatacCACGCTTTCAAGTATAGAATTAAACTGCAGGCCCTTACCTTCTACACACTGCTGATGCaattaatgatgaaaatgaCTTAATTGGAATCATTAGATAAGAGTAGGTAGGAGGATTGATTAGTTAACGCAGCATTAATGACGGGGAAAAGAATAACCAAATCTTTTTATAATCTATTTGCTTGGAAATGTTTGTATCTTTGGTAACAACAATCTGTATCAATTAtaccctcttttcttttctttgatctcgaattaaaatcatttaaaaaacatacaagTAAAGTAAGCATGGCTTTAGACCAATCCGGTTTGGATACCAAAAGGATTTGATcttaaataaagtttaataggAGGGCTAAATTGTAAAAGGGCAAAACAATCTGTATCAGTCATACCCACCATCAACTCTCTTGCCTCGAAGTGAGCTTGGAGTATGTCAAGGGCATACATACGAGCTGGTGATGGGCTCGTGTGGGGGAAACCTGGCTGGATTTTCACCTTTGTTCCTATGAGCATGAACAGGTATCATTGGGGTTTCTTGAACCAGAAGCACAATTCAACTGTTTGCGATCCCTGAAGCCGAGAAAACATCTAAACCAAACCTCTCTATACAGATATCTCTAATCCTGAACAGTTGACGAACCTCCGTATGGACTCTCAACTCTGTAATGAATTCTCATGTAGTGTTAACAGAAACAGAAGCCTCCAAAACACTTGCCGAATAAGATGACGCTGCGAGCTTAAGCACGGATCTCCTCGTCGCCTCCAGCAAAACTGCATTGGTTACCAAAAGGGAGACCTATGAAAATCCCAATGCTAAATCTTTGACATTATGCCAACTCACAGAAGAAGCTCAAGGTGTGGTCCTTGAAACATTGGGATTGGAAGCCATCCTCTTGAGAAGAAATGGCAGGAATAAAGAACTGCACAGGTAATCATCCCCGCATAAAACTAGCCGCATGGCCCACATCAAGGGAATTAACTTCGAAAAGACCAGAACTTTCACAGATCTATGATGCAATTCAAATAGTTTGAGGCTTGCCTGCTACACCCTCCTCCCGCAAAGGCTAAAACTAGTCAGAACAAGAGCATGCTAGTAgactattatttaaaaatccaaGCAGCACAAAATAACTTAATGAAAACTGGTATGTCCAATTCAATCATGAAAACAACTACAAAGGCAAAGCCCAGTGACTTAAGAAACCGTCTTCAGCATAAGACCATGAGCTTTGAGTATTGAGATCAGCCATTTGAGAGGATCACAACTGCACAACAACTCGCTTATGCGAGATGAGTTGACAAACTCAGAAAATGTGTTTCGTGAACGACCTGGACTAGGCAGTGtctgttaggttggttgccattgcatgtgcagcaaatggttggcaccaaccattgactattggcagccaccattgttgaatgagctggagtttggcagccaccaatgttgacaacaaagcaagaagagctgccatgaaatgcctataaatggAGGCATATGGttgagagcaaaatgagagagtgaGTGTAGAGCCAAAGATGTGAGAAATGTAGGAGAGAGTGGGCTGCCAAGGCAGCCAGCAgtagctgccattgcagcactgaaaagagagaaatagagtgagGTTGAGAGTTGCCAAAGAGGGGATGATTCCTCCTCCTCTATTGTTGTAAATCTTGTTCTCTCCTTATATAATGCAATGgcttctcccgtggatgtaggcggtttgctgaaccacgttaaatattgtgtcaatGTGCTTTACCTCATatgagcaaatatcagtacatcaccggtcggaattcccaacaattggtatcagagctatggtttaaaggggtgtttgattttgctcaaaaatgaaagttgtcaaaattgtgttttgaccataccactgtgtagaggaggaagagacgaagccaTTGTTGAAAACCGCGTCGAAATCGGACATCAGAATCCGCCGCACGCGCCGTCACGCGCCGGCGAGGACACTGCCCACGCACACAGACGCGCGCCACGCGTCACACGCGTCTTCTTCACCCGGATGAGCCGACCCGACCCGAATACCAGACGACCCGACCCACGTGCCAGACCCGGATAAGGATGACATCATCATGATGTAACCATGACGCCAGCATACACAGTCAGCATGCCATGTCAGCGTCCAGTCAGCAGCCACGTCAGCAAGTGAGACCCACATGCCACGTCATCGGTCGCGAGCCGGACTGAGCTGAGCCGAGCCGAAttggagccgagccgagccgcgagccgagggacaggatccagtgtagctgatcctacgtgcaaccggatctgagattgaatctgagccgttgatcaggccagaattgttttgatcaaatcttagccgtctgaagtgcgatttggacgatttcagacttgtttccagctaatttgatcgttccggatgcaatggtatggtccgattgttgagatttgagaccgaaagtggcggtggtgaattaacaaaagagattgcccgatcaggaggcatccGATGGTCTTCATGGTGGTCGATGgagatggagaagaagaaatgtgcacatgtttacccaattacatgtgctgaactactaagtggggagaattttaactgccttgagggaaggcaaaattgggatactctggacacccgatcatgtggataatttgaggtgaagagtgaaaattgacgaagaccaatcttgacgaatctaagcactggtagtctcgccagatgttgagaaatcatgtattaaaccagtatattccagatcacttgtaaagaaaagccgcaacaaagctagcaaatggttgtatatacggaaagacagtacgatggatagatatggcctaagaagttctgtctaggagattaggttttaagcgggaccagtgtgacccctccaatctttcctaggaacttgcttagtggaaggattatccatacggtactattttcgtatatatagcagtttgtaataaaacggttgaagactagcaagacGACGACACAaaggaacagttgggttccgaaggttcaaggatctgatgaagtggtgatttctccaatgaAGTTAGATTcagtgactgtgatttctcgaaGGGAGAATTgataaagaccctgataatggaagagaaatacagcaaggggataaagattggcaccctattttaacttggacaggtgttgtgacaggatgagctgctgtcaaacataagcaaggaataggggaaaatctggagaacagaaattgcacgagggcacgcggagattgtgcaggagtacccgtaggatccaacgaggtactgtaatgagacaacaggtgcaaggagaagaagagttcccagatgaagcttagagcagagactgttaaagtttgtacaacaggaagtctcttatgctcttgatgaagacaacatgcgaagacctttccaatgcatgcaaggatggaaagagagctgttgcagaggcacctaattgagggggtgcaaacgcatgtgataaaaggcgaccgcTTATGATGAAAGGCggagacaccaaagagagttggtgtgggtggagctgtcaagcagaaaggcacagaagctccaaacatagaaatcgaggtggaggattgcgaggagtataccgcaagtttctctttctatgtgattagtggcagttatctctcccatagtgcacatggtggtagagaattctggagccattttgaagcatctcagctgaaggaggatgcaaccacctatgaaaggtgaagacaccttagatggaaggtgtgtgagggccgtgatagaagccccagttcagaccgccgcatgacgacgagcggagacacctaaggagaaggtgtgtgggccacgatATAAGCCCAGTTCAGAATAACCCCAGAGCcgatgtgatggctagatataaGTGGACAAGTGTATagatagccaatgaagtggctatgatgagtatggagacaaatgcaggattgactttcatggatattgcccccatgctaaagatcaatgagctataagacatttgccttggacaataagtgtgtgacttgtggagcattaagacgcggctgctatgaagaagaagaagggcatgcgcaggttccgagaacgagttgactcttgtcgaggtggtgagctcggtaatggcattgtaatactcagagtatgaagacatatatggatcaacctttaatgggctgcctccataggtgaaggtggagagctacctggactcttacgactaagagcgagagactcacggagaagtaaagcgtggttcctagggtggaacagagggcaggcgcaactcctggatgagtagactcttggaagagtggtgagcttgtgatcacattgaaatactcaatgactgtcgcacttggaaatatttgtttgagggggtgttgtaagccttggtgtaaggcttgaaaactcattccggaccgagcatggttgatacgctcgaaggggaatgttgtgttgAAGACGCTCTCaaaatggtaagcttggaagagctgcaagatgcaagcctgtgctgaaaaagcaagaggacagttgccccacatgaatggcaaagggggtgattgttaggttggttgccatcgcatgtgcagcaaatggttggcaccaaccattgactattggcagccaccattgttgaatgagctggagtttggcagccaccaatgttgacaacaaagcaagaagagctgccatgaaatgcctataaatggAGGCATACGGttgagagcaaaatgagagagtgaGTGTAGAGCCAAAGATGTGGGAAATGTAGGAGAGAGTGGGCTGCCAAGGCAGCCAGCAgtagctgccattgcagcactgaaaagagagaaatagagtgagGTTGAGAGTTGCCAAAGAGGGGATGATTCCTCCTCCTTTATTGTTGTAAATCTTGTTCTCTCCTTATATAATGCAATGGCTtttcccgtggatgtaggcggtttgctgaaccacgttaaatattgtgtcagtgtgctttacctcctatgagcaaatatcagtacattaccggtcggaattcccaacaGTGTCCAGCTACTATGTGACAGAGGAAACCCATGGAGCACTAATTagcatgaaaatatttattcaacTGCACAGGCCCAAAGCAAGTAAAGCCAGAGCATGAGCAGGGCTATCATACATATTACATCATTGCTATCTGCCAGTTTAATACAACTCTACATATATCTCCATTTGACCATGCTAATTAAACAGGCATTCATTGTAAGTTGTAACCCATCCCACCCGATCAACTTCTGGGGAATGATATGTTTGAACCATGTTACTGATGCGGGCAGAAGGTATACAGAAGTGGCACAGGTAATCATAATATGAAGGTGCCAAGAGGGTCAATGTTGAATCAGCTTAAATAATCTTCAGTTCAGGAAGGAGTAGGTTGAAGAAGAACACTGTCTGGCTCAGAgcatatatatgattttatatatatatatatatatatacacacacacacacacacacacacacacacactacagAAGAAACAGATGGAAAACTTGCTGATAAAAAGACCAAACAAGTTTCTTATGATGTGACATATGCTATAGGTAAATTACGAGCTTGGaatactaaatataaaaaacctcaCCCCCACAAGTCCATTGGGATAGCTGAATGTACAAGTAAAATCAGCAAATTAACTCCAAGAGCGCAAATAATGAATAATGAtaacgataataataataaaaaaaatctcatcaaattGCTTGCCAAAATTACAACACTGGAAGTCAACATAATCTAGGACGAATTTCCGTATATCTACATCCACAGCTTCAAAAGCTCTGCGTGTGGTCACCTTCACCTGAGAAGCTTCGGCACTAGAAGTAGATCCATCGTCACAGATTACAGAGTTTTGATCCTCCAATTAAATAACATAAACCATGCAAAATTACACACAAATATTGATTCCTtccaatttacaaataaaagaaaatgcatgTAGAAACACACAACTCATTCTCTTCCTTCCTTAAAAGCATTTATGTCGAAAACACATGGATGATAAGTGCCACCATTTCCTCCCCACCTTATCCCTTCAGCAATTTCCTCCTTTCTCTTAAACCCGACCGGGCATAAAATTTCCATgggtaattaattaacaaactcTCTTGTGCACGTGGAAGTATTgtgcaaaagttttttttaaaaaaaaaacatgacaaaaGATTACATATATAGCAAAGAAGTAGGAAACGAAGATATCAAAGGCATTAAGTCCAAGTTAAATAAGTAAAGCATGGCATACGAGTAAGGTATAGCCTACCTGACGGAGACGTCTGCTGTACTGTCCATCTTCGAAAAGAGACGAATAATAAGCTGGATCGTAAATGGAACCACCTAAAACAACATCAGAATCTGAGCATTCTCTACCTAGAGTAGTAGGAGTTGCTGGACTGAGAAAACTACTACTTAAATCAAAATCTGCTTCTCGAGTAGCTGTACTATCTATATAAGGAACCCCCAATCTGTAGATTTGAATCCATAACAATGAGGATGACAACCTCACTGTAAAACCAACGATTTGCATTGCCAGAGTGAGTTTCACTGAAAAGACGAAGAACATCCCATACTTGTCAGCGGAAATGTTCCTGCAACACGACACAAACAGACAATACTTTCAATTGACACACAGAATACAGTAGGAACCGTGAGCATTGCCGCataaaaggaagaaatctgTCTCCCATCTTCTATATATAACTCGATAacagtctctctttttttaagaaacacagaaaaagagtaaattgaaaaataaccgcCCAACCACTTAAATACATGCCTCTTctacatatatataattcaataacatttttcattttttttaaagtacaaGCTTTTAGACAGACAGTATGATATTGATGAAACTTTTGACTTTGCaatcatgatttattttctgggggagaaggaaaaaagaaagagaaggtaCCAGATGGGGTGAGAGAAGAGGATGAACCAGGCAATGTCGAGGAGaacagaggagaagagaaggaaagcGTAGGTACGGCAAAGACGCTGACTGTTGCTCTCAATGGCGACGAGGGCgaacaaagagatggccaaattAAGGAGCAAGATTCCGTTGTGCAAAGCTCCAAGGGATCCGATCAAAGAGCAACCAATCTACATGCACATATTCAATTGAAATGAAATActaaattgttatatatatatatatatataattaa is part of the Populus nigra chromosome 8, ddPopNigr1.1, whole genome shotgun sequence genome and harbors:
- the LOC133702046 gene encoding uncharacterized protein LOC133702046 encodes the protein MAVDRFHAWLRDYDSLQYLALFLIYLQIGCSLIGSLGALHNGILLLNLAISLFALVAIESNSQRLCRTYAFLLFSSVLLDIAWFILFSHPIWNISADKYGMFFVFSVKLTLAMQIVGFTVRLSSSLLWIQIYRLGVPYIDSTATREADFDLSSSFLSPATPTTLGRECSDSDVVLGGSIYDPAYYSSLFEDGQYSRRLRQDQNSVICDDGSTSSAEASQVKVTTRRAFEAVDVDIRKFVLDYVDFQCSIPMDLWG